A portion of the Limibacter armeniacum genome contains these proteins:
- a CDS encoding DUF3299 domain-containing protein — translation MLKLVTILFLLLSSPALAQTSITWKTLMDVQFTDKYSQEVDAYYYYPHFGPKVKSLEGKHVCLKGYILAIDDKKGIYILSRNPYSACFFCGNGGPESIVELKLNPNHPRFTMDQVVTIKGRLRLNQDDVYQCNYILESAEVYREGG, via the coding sequence ATGCTTAAGCTTGTAACCATACTTTTTTTACTGCTCAGTTCTCCCGCACTTGCACAAACCAGCATTACTTGGAAGACACTTATGGATGTACAGTTTACCGACAAATACAGCCAAGAGGTTGATGCTTATTATTACTACCCTCATTTTGGTCCAAAGGTGAAATCATTGGAAGGTAAACATGTATGTCTTAAGGGATATATACTGGCTATTGACGACAAAAAGGGAATCTATATCCTGTCTCGAAACCCATATTCTGCTTGTTTTTTCTGTGGAAATGGTGGTCCGGAATCTATTGTTGAATTAAAGCTCAACCCCAATCACCCAAGGTTCACTATGGATCAGGTAGTCACGATTAAAGGTAGGTTAAGACTGAATCAGGATGACGTTTATCAATGCAATTATATACTGGAAAGTGCAGAGGTTTATAGGGAAGGAGGATAA
- a CDS encoding MerC domain-containing protein, whose product MKNHQFIGSNMDFIGFSVSLLCAVHCIALPIFLSIVPLTGLQFLDHIWIEYSIILASFIIASYALIHGYYKHHQKPLAMTVVVVGFILIVTGHFLQDEWKEIMLTSSGGVVIAIAHLLNWKHIKQANTMFPECLDQDKSK is encoded by the coding sequence ATGAAGAATCATCAGTTTATAGGTTCCAACATGGATTTTATAGGGTTCAGTGTTTCGTTGCTTTGTGCTGTGCATTGTATCGCATTACCCATATTTCTAAGTATTGTCCCACTTACCGGACTCCAGTTTCTAGATCATATCTGGATCGAGTATTCGATTATTCTAGCCAGTTTTATTATTGCCTCTTATGCCCTTATACATGGTTACTACAAACACCACCAAAAACCATTGGCAATGACTGTTGTAGTGGTTGGTTTTATACTGATTGTGACTGGTCATTTTTTACAAGATGAATGGAAAGAAATCATGCTGACTTCAAGTGGAGGAGTTGTGATAGCTATTGCTCACCTATTGAACTGGAAACACATTAAACAAGCGAATACCATGTTTCCAGAGTGTTTAGATCAAGATAAATCAAAGTAA
- a CDS encoding GTP-binding protein: MLGVKKLPVTVLSGFLGAGKTTLLNHILHNKQGLKVAVIVNDMSEVNIDAQLVENEGTLSRTEEKLVEMSNGCICCTLREDLMVEVERLAKENRFDYLVIESTGISEPVPVAQTFTFQDEQNGIDLSRFSYIDTMVTVVDAFNFFKDFGSKELLQDRNLTDMEEDYRTIVNLLTDQIEFANVIILNKADLVSEEVLGTLKSAIQKLNPGANILTTSYGKISPDKILKTGLFDYEEAEQSAGWIEELKKDSHNPETEEYGVGSFVFRDKRPFHPARFWKYIQEGFPTSIIRSKGLFWLSSRPDQAMVWSQAGGSLQADSAGVWWSSMPYHVRAGFPSFLYNQKQIEDGWHKIFGDRKNELVFIGQDLNKAQILEELEACLCTKDEIAKISWENGGDDHWPVQRAIPPHKSKLSS, translated from the coding sequence ATGTTAGGAGTAAAAAAATTACCTGTAACTGTACTCAGTGGCTTTTTGGGCGCCGGAAAAACCACGTTGCTTAACCATATCCTACACAACAAGCAAGGGTTAAAAGTTGCTGTTATCGTAAATGATATGAGTGAAGTGAATATTGACGCACAGTTGGTAGAAAATGAAGGAACTCTTTCCAGAACAGAGGAAAAACTGGTAGAGATGAGTAATGGATGTATTTGCTGTACCTTACGTGAAGACCTTATGGTAGAAGTAGAGCGACTGGCCAAGGAAAACCGTTTTGATTATCTGGTAATTGAAAGTACTGGCATTTCTGAGCCAGTTCCAGTAGCCCAAACCTTTACCTTTCAGGATGAGCAAAACGGCATTGACCTAAGTAGGTTCAGTTATATTGATACAATGGTAACCGTAGTAGATGCCTTCAATTTTTTCAAGGACTTTGGGAGCAAAGAGCTTTTGCAGGACAGAAATCTGACAGATATGGAAGAAGATTACCGAACGATAGTCAACTTACTTACAGATCAGATCGAATTTGCCAATGTGATTATCTTAAATAAAGCAGACTTAGTATCAGAGGAAGTATTGGGGACTTTGAAGTCTGCCATACAAAAGCTTAATCCAGGGGCTAATATTTTGACAACATCCTATGGGAAAATCAGTCCGGATAAGATCCTGAAAACTGGATTGTTTGACTATGAAGAAGCTGAACAAAGTGCCGGTTGGATAGAAGAGTTGAAAAAAGACAGTCACAATCCGGAAACGGAAGAATATGGAGTTGGGTCATTTGTATTCAGGGATAAGCGACCGTTCCACCCAGCGCGGTTTTGGAAGTATATTCAGGAAGGTTTTCCCACCAGTATTATTCGCAGTAAAGGATTATTTTGGCTGTCTTCTCGGCCTGACCAAGCAATGGTATGGAGTCAGGCAGGAGGTTCGCTTCAGGCAGACAGTGCAGGAGTTTGGTGGAGCAGTATGCCCTACCATGTCCGTGCTGGTTTCCCAAGCTTTCTTTATAACCAAAAACAAATTGAAGATGGCTGGCATAAAATTTTTGGTGACCGAAAAAATGAGTTAGTGTTTATAGGACAGGACTTAAACAAAGCTCAAATATTGGAAGAGTTGGAAGCTTGTCTGTGTACAAAGGATGAGATAGCCAAGATAAGTTGGGAAAATGGAGGAGATGACCATTGGCCAGTACAACGTGCCATTCCTCCACATAAAAGTAAATTGAGTTCTTAA
- a CDS encoding Fur family transcriptional regulator: MERFNIEESLKEHGIRRTPFRIELLTLFAEAKHALSHHDITEKLKPGQDRVTIYRALDAFVEKGLIHKVPDVHGAIAKYALCSHDCSSEKHEDDHIHFVCHKCEQTYCMEDIHIPKISLPKGYQKDHSDFIIHGTCESCSNS, encoded by the coding sequence ATGGAGAGGTTTAATATAGAAGAAAGCTTAAAAGAGCATGGTATAAGGAGAACACCATTTAGAATTGAGTTGTTGACTTTATTTGCTGAGGCAAAACATGCTTTGTCCCATCACGATATCACTGAAAAATTAAAGCCCGGACAGGATAGGGTTACTATCTACCGGGCATTAGATGCTTTTGTTGAAAAAGGGTTGATCCACAAGGTGCCTGATGTCCATGGGGCTATCGCAAAGTATGCACTGTGTAGCCATGATTGTTCATCAGAGAAACATGAAGATGATCATATACATTTTGTATGTCACAAGTGTGAACAAACCTACTGTATGGAAGATATCCACATTCCCAAGATTTCTTTACCGAAGGGATATCAAAAAGATCACTCCGATTTCATCATTCATGGAACTTGTGAATCATGTTCAAATTCATAA